From Halobacteriovorax sp. GB3, a single genomic window includes:
- a CDS encoding Bcr/CflA family multidrug efflux MFS transporter has product MNQIKNPNNNLTILILGLLTAFGPLSIDMYLPSFVSLSEEFAVPISQIQLTLGAFIIGMGAGQIFYGPLSDQYGRRTSLFVGLFLYICSSFLCIYAHSVEQIILLRFIQGLGGCAGTVMARAVVRDLYDGDDAAKIFSVLMLIMGVAPILAPTIGGFILSAYTWRIIFIILGCIGVLAFINVLFFLKETNPKEKRNPRALKMAFSTYREIVKDKSFIGYLCTGGMIQGVLFSYITGSSFVFMKYYHLTESQYGLLFGLNAFGLIMASQVNRYLLSRMSINQIIKRVTLVNFICACFLLFNGITETFGFYGIAVPLFFCIASIGMVFPNTTAGALLNHSTHAGSASALLGTLLFVFGSSSTLSVSLFANGTLIPMTAVIFFCSLMGLSLFRFLVLRNDQSAVAESSSKS; this is encoded by the coding sequence ATGAACCAAATCAAAAATCCAAATAATAATTTAACTATTTTAATCTTAGGGCTCTTAACGGCCTTTGGACCTTTAAGTATCGATATGTATCTGCCATCATTTGTTTCTCTTTCAGAAGAGTTTGCTGTTCCTATATCGCAGATTCAACTGACTCTTGGAGCATTCATTATTGGTATGGGTGCAGGACAAATTTTCTATGGACCATTATCTGATCAGTATGGAAGAAGAACATCGCTCTTTGTTGGACTCTTTCTTTATATCTGTTCATCTTTTCTTTGTATCTACGCTCACTCGGTTGAGCAAATTATCTTATTGCGCTTTATCCAGGGACTTGGAGGATGTGCCGGAACAGTTATGGCACGAGCGGTTGTTAGAGATCTCTATGATGGAGACGATGCCGCAAAAATTTTTTCAGTTTTAATGCTTATCATGGGAGTTGCTCCCATTCTTGCTCCAACGATTGGTGGCTTTATTTTAAGTGCCTACACGTGGAGAATTATTTTTATCATCCTCGGTTGTATTGGTGTTTTGGCCTTCATCAATGTTCTGTTCTTTTTAAAAGAAACAAATCCAAAGGAAAAACGAAACCCACGAGCTTTGAAGATGGCCTTTTCTACATACAGAGAGATCGTAAAGGATAAATCTTTTATCGGTTACCTTTGTACAGGAGGAATGATTCAAGGGGTTCTCTTCTCTTATATCACAGGCTCATCATTTGTTTTTATGAAGTACTATCATTTAACAGAATCACAATACGGCCTGCTCTTTGGTCTTAATGCATTTGGATTGATCATGGCCTCTCAGGTTAATCGCTATCTTCTATCTAGAATGTCCATCAATCAAATTATTAAGAGAGTGACTCTGGTGAACTTTATTTGCGCTTGCTTTCTCTTATTTAATGGAATTACGGAAACGTTTGGATTCTATGGAATTGCTGTACCTCTTTTCTTTTGTATTGCATCTATTGGTATGGTTTTTCCTAATACGACGGCAGGAGCCCTGTTAAATCACTCAACTCACGCAGGAAGTGCTTCAGCGCTACTTGGAACTCTTCTCTTTGTCTTTGGATCGAGTTCTACTCTGTCGGTAAGTTTATTTGCCAATGGAACTCTCATTCCAATGACTGCTGTGATTTTCTTTTGCTCCCTGATGGGACTTAGTCTTTTTCGTTTTCTCGTACTTCGCAATGATCAATCAGCGGTTGCTGAGAGTTCTTCAAAGTCTTGA
- a CDS encoding DMT family transporter codes for MRFGLLIIATLIWGMGFVGTRWTLVDYSPLWSNSLRYVFAALFSLPFLMMRRTIKDKIGPIICSVLLLTALQLQTYGIEMTTLAKSGFLTVFYSIFTPILTYFFFKQRFKKGYWFLLAGSLFGIMLLCEFKIDNINMGDIITIISAFFFALHILAVDKYAAHLPAVEFNLLQCFYMGVLGLIFGLMFEGPPNLKPLLDFDSLVTLSPSPLLGFIILSIFSSIIAFSFQVFAQQGTPPHIVSLAFLLESIFAALFGYLFFAETLSIQALIGCSLVLICVALIPKMTNFEKDAQDFEELSATAD; via the coding sequence ATGAGATTTGGACTTTTAATTATAGCGACATTAATTTGGGGAATGGGTTTTGTAGGAACAAGATGGACACTTGTAGACTACTCACCTCTTTGGTCAAATTCACTTCGCTACGTTTTCGCTGCACTCTTTTCACTGCCCTTTCTCATGATGAGAAGAACAATCAAAGATAAGATTGGTCCCATCATTTGTTCAGTGTTGCTTTTAACAGCTCTCCAGCTTCAAACATATGGAATTGAAATGACCACACTGGCAAAGAGTGGCTTTCTCACAGTCTTTTATTCTATCTTCACGCCCATTTTGACTTACTTCTTTTTTAAACAACGTTTTAAGAAAGGTTATTGGTTTCTCTTAGCGGGATCACTTTTTGGAATCATGCTTCTGTGTGAATTTAAAATCGACAATATCAATATGGGAGATATCATTACCATTATCTCGGCCTTCTTCTTTGCTCTCCATATTTTAGCTGTTGATAAATACGCTGCCCACTTACCGGCCGTGGAATTTAATCTTCTTCAATGTTTTTATATGGGAGTTTTAGGACTCATTTTTGGACTTATGTTTGAAGGACCACCAAACCTAAAACCTCTTTTAGATTTTGACTCACTTGTAACTCTTAGCCCTTCTCCGCTATTAGGATTTATTATTCTATCGATTTTTTCTTCGATCATCGCCTTTAGCTTTCAGGTCTTTGCCCAACAAGGAACGCCTCCTCATATTGTGAGCCTTGCCTTTCTTTTAGAGTCTATTTTTGCAGCACTCTTTGGCTATCTCTTTTTCGCAGAGACGCTCTCAATTCAAGCTCTCATTGGCTGTTCACTCGTTCTTATCTGTGTCGCACTCATTCCCAAAATGACAAATTTTGAAAAGGACGCTCAAGACTTTGAAGAACTCTCAGCAACCGCTGATTGA
- a CDS encoding 1,4-dihydroxy-2-naphthoyl-CoA synthase has protein sequence MTNQVSDIFNPELWNEVPGFEEFTDITYHRAKDQGTVRIAFNRPECRNSFRPKTVDELYRALEHARMTSDVGVVLLTGNGPSAKDGGWAFCAGGDQRIRGKDGYKYEGSEGVVDPAKLGRLHILEVQRLIRFMPKVVVAVVPGWAVGGGHSLHVVCDLTIASKEHAIFKQTDPDVASFDSGYGSAYLAKMVGQKRAREIFFCGFNYSAEESFQMGMVNKVVEHKELENEALRWAKEMNSKSPTAMRMLKFGFNLTDDGMVGQQLFAGEATRLAYATDEAKEGRDAFLEKRDQDFSKFPWHY, from the coding sequence ATGACCAATCAAGTTTCAGATATTTTTAATCCAGAGCTATGGAATGAAGTTCCAGGTTTTGAAGAATTCACTGATATTACATACCACAGAGCTAAAGACCAAGGGACTGTGAGAATCGCTTTTAACAGACCTGAGTGCAGAAATTCCTTTCGCCCTAAGACTGTTGATGAGCTCTATCGCGCACTTGAGCACGCACGTATGACCTCTGATGTAGGAGTTGTTCTTTTAACAGGGAATGGGCCTTCTGCTAAAGATGGAGGATGGGCCTTCTGTGCTGGTGGAGATCAAAGGATTCGTGGAAAAGATGGATACAAGTACGAAGGAAGCGAAGGTGTTGTCGATCCAGCAAAGCTTGGACGCCTTCACATTTTAGAAGTTCAAAGACTCATTCGCTTTATGCCTAAAGTTGTCGTTGCCGTCGTTCCAGGTTGGGCCGTAGGAGGAGGACACTCTCTTCATGTTGTTTGCGACTTAACAATTGCCTCTAAAGAACATGCAATCTTTAAACAAACAGATCCTGATGTAGCAAGCTTTGACTCTGGTTATGGTTCGGCCTATCTTGCAAAAATGGTTGGCCAAAAAAGAGCGAGAGAAATTTTCTTTTGCGGATTTAACTACTCGGCCGAAGAATCTTTCCAAATGGGAATGGTTAATAAAGTTGTCGAACATAAAGAGTTAGAAAATGAAGCTCTTCGCTGGGCAAAAGAAATGAACTCAAAATCTCCAACGGCCATGAGAATGCTCAAGTTTGGTTTCAACCTCACTGATGATGGAATGGTAGGACAGCAACTCTTTGCTGGAGAAGCAACTCGCCTAGCCTACGCTACAGATGAAGCAAAAGAAGGAAGAGATGCCTTCCTCGAAAAAAGAGATCAAGACTTTTCTAAATTTCCTTGGCATTACTAA
- a CDS encoding FMN-binding protein, protein MAFLIKLKTYSSIYKGGVLLLPLLLSINLSFAGGATLNDVMQGHFPKCKIEKKMIYLSEEELQKASSLSELKIDTGIVMSFLVQCEKEMIHAYIDSQVVRTHTQSMLIAVKNQSIERIRTLNFQEPVEYKAPKRWLDLFKSKILNGDLHLKKSIDVVSGATLTSKSTVISARRILAIDKVAYKK, encoded by the coding sequence ATGGCATTTCTAATTAAATTGAAAACATATTCTTCGATTTATAAGGGAGGAGTTTTACTCCTCCCTCTTTTATTATCAATAAACCTCTCTTTTGCAGGTGGAGCAACATTAAACGATGTTATGCAAGGCCATTTTCCTAAATGTAAAATTGAAAAGAAAATGATTTATCTCTCAGAAGAGGAATTACAAAAAGCAAGTTCACTTTCAGAGCTAAAAATTGATACGGGAATCGTTATGAGTTTTCTCGTTCAATGTGAAAAGGAAATGATTCACGCCTATATTGATTCGCAAGTTGTACGAACACACACTCAATCAATGCTTATCGCTGTCAAAAATCAGTCCATTGAAAGAATTAGAACTCTCAATTTCCAAGAGCCTGTGGAATATAAAGCACCAAAAAGGTGGCTCGATCTGTTTAAAAGCAAAATTTTAAATGGAGATCTTCATTTAAAGAAATCAATTGATGTCGTGAGTGGTGCAACTCTCACATCGAAATCAACAGTGATTAGCGCGAGACGCATTCTCGCAATCGACAAGGTTGCCTACAAGAAATGA
- a CDS encoding ABC transporter ATP-binding protein: protein MDILRIEKLLKTYDEKSLTTVNEVSFALKKGEILSIIGPSGTGKSTLVKMIAGIVGPKSGKMFFYDTELPYEKEHEKIAYVPQELSLDNDKNIFDNIKTKVAHLNEDEIHVKVRDMIEVFGLQYKDFKSPTELSTGQKQRAEMAKALVNSPEVLILDEPFSNLDKSLREQLKAELFEILEEREISCIMVTHDLDDAFSGSDRVMVMADGIVKQLASPREIYQKPACSYVARFSGAVNLLAGPITPLENGLYHIKNSFGEFEAKAHQEALSQAKFAYLVVRPEMTELNNKGKYKGTVLKKRFYGPYVDLWLKTVDQNKFIIRVPYDQEQEIGKTIRFDIKAKDLYLLMI, encoded by the coding sequence ATGGATATATTACGCATAGAAAAACTCTTGAAAACATATGATGAAAAGTCGTTAACCACTGTTAATGAAGTAAGCTTTGCCCTTAAAAAAGGGGAGATCCTCTCTATTATCGGTCCCTCTGGAACGGGAAAGAGTACCTTGGTTAAAATGATTGCGGGTATCGTTGGCCCTAAGTCGGGCAAGATGTTCTTTTATGATACCGAGCTGCCATATGAAAAAGAGCATGAGAAGATCGCCTATGTTCCGCAAGAGCTCTCATTAGATAATGATAAAAATATTTTTGATAATATAAAAACGAAAGTGGCCCACCTTAATGAAGATGAAATTCATGTGAAGGTCAGAGATATGATTGAAGTTTTTGGTCTTCAGTATAAAGACTTTAAAAGTCCAACAGAGCTCTCAACGGGACAAAAGCAAAGGGCCGAGATGGCCAAGGCGCTCGTGAATTCTCCTGAAGTTTTAATTCTCGATGAGCCCTTTTCGAATTTAGATAAAAGTCTTCGTGAACAATTAAAAGCTGAGCTATTTGAAATTCTAGAAGAGAGAGAAATAAGCTGTATTATGGTGACTCACGACTTGGATGATGCCTTTTCTGGTTCCGATCGCGTGATGGTGATGGCCGATGGTATTGTTAAGCAATTGGCTTCGCCGAGAGAAATCTATCAAAAACCAGCATGTAGTTATGTTGCCCGCTTTAGTGGTGCCGTCAATCTTCTGGCTGGCCCTATTACCCCTCTTGAAAATGGACTCTATCACATAAAGAATAGTTTTGGAGAGTTTGAAGCGAAGGCCCATCAAGAAGCTCTTTCACAAGCTAAGTTTGCCTATCTCGTCGTTCGCCCAGAAATGACTGAATTGAATAATAAGGGAAAATACAAAGGAACAGTCTTAAAGAAGCGCTTCTATGGACCCTATGTTGATCTTTGGCTGAAGACTGTTGATCAAAATAAATTTATCATTCGCGTTCCTTATGATCAGGAGCAGGAGATCGGTAAAACTATTCGCTTTGATATAAAAGCGAAAGATCTCTATCTACTCATGATTTAA
- a CDS encoding DUF2452 domain-containing protein has product MSDKNNPKKDSKENSKKEQAQHELDVFKEDRVDLQGLIKFAHEKGGFSIVPTEKGMREGKAMEALQGQTQMQLDTIFEQMKVLAKQAEQLRSRVDLSSQVYDAKYSFDPVVGDQYYLYDKKDGSKILSMISPDQWNNDSLTYVATVKFLADETWEVIAKEGDEN; this is encoded by the coding sequence ATGAGTGACAAAAATAATCCAAAGAAAGATTCAAAAGAAAATTCTAAGAAAGAGCAGGCCCAGCACGAACTGGATGTCTTTAAAGAGGACCGTGTCGATCTTCAAGGTCTGATCAAATTTGCTCACGAAAAAGGTGGCTTTTCAATCGTTCCTACTGAAAAGGGAATGAGAGAGGGAAAGGCAATGGAGGCCTTACAAGGGCAAACCCAAATGCAACTCGATACTATCTTTGAGCAAATGAAAGTTCTAGCGAAACAGGCCGAGCAACTGCGCTCACGAGTTGATCTCTCTTCACAAGTCTATGATGCAAAGTATAGCTTTGATCCTGTCGTTGGTGATCAATATTATCTCTATGATAAAAAAGATGGTTCTAAGATTCTTTCGATGATTTCACCTGATCAGTGGAATAATGATTCTCTAACTTACGTTGCTACTGTGAAGTTCTTGGCGGATGAAACTTGGGAAGTCATTGCTAAAGAAGGTGATGAGAATTAA
- a CDS encoding alpha/beta hydrolase, with product MPLEFKKVKNGQLTISYAIQRHGEGPNLVILPGALATKWDYTGFDEFFSKDDNKALGTVISLDFRGRGESELPEDEKVKIGFSVDDHLSDVAAVIDEVGLNSFYIVGHSFGAALGLKYAINNRDKVLGLIVGDYVPFCPPFDSNWKEKIEKRVGQFNIHPDLPSLLKDGFKPEGFVHQLSEIDGLPLLIIKGQFLSNDKAMKMWSAMRNTQVFDGPKDHDVYSSDQTRKRVLNFCGASLA from the coding sequence ATGCCTTTAGAGTTTAAAAAGGTTAAAAACGGTCAATTAACAATCTCTTATGCTATTCAACGCCATGGAGAGGGGCCGAATCTTGTCATTTTACCAGGAGCACTGGCAACAAAATGGGACTATACAGGCTTTGATGAGTTCTTTTCTAAAGATGATAATAAGGCACTCGGGACCGTGATCTCACTAGACTTTAGAGGTCGTGGGGAGAGTGAATTACCTGAGGATGAGAAAGTTAAGATTGGCTTTTCTGTCGATGATCATTTAAGTGATGTTGCCGCAGTCATTGATGAAGTTGGTCTCAATAGTTTCTACATTGTCGGTCATTCATTTGGTGCTGCTCTAGGATTGAAATATGCCATTAATAATCGCGATAAAGTTTTAGGATTAATTGTTGGAGACTACGTTCCTTTTTGTCCTCCTTTTGATAGCAACTGGAAGGAGAAAATTGAAAAGAGAGTAGGTCAATTTAATATTCATCCAGATCTTCCGAGTCTTTTAAAAGATGGTTTTAAACCAGAGGGATTCGTTCACCAATTAAGTGAGATCGACGGGCTTCCTCTTCTCATCATTAAAGGGCAATTTCTATCAAATGATAAGGCCATGAAAATGTGGTCGGCCATGAGGAATACCCAAGTGTTTGATGGACCAAAAGACCACGATGTCTATTCAAGTGATCAAACGAGAAAGAGAGTTTTAAACTTCTGTGGTGCGAGCCTTGCTTGA
- a CDS encoding GNAT family N-acetyltransferase, translating into MLELIENNPFDVEGLKEVYQTEKELKLSWPSARWPIEEGEWTQWLEAEHSESVSLIFELHQKKIGHIAFKRYLLEPKMCYLCFVYMQPDFRSKGLSKVMLDQALFYAKSRWSLDEVHLLVEKNNLRALQFYEKNGFQVLDTMNDKWRMRKMTES; encoded by the coding sequence TTGCTTGAATTGATTGAAAATAATCCTTTTGATGTTGAGGGACTTAAAGAAGTTTATCAAACAGAGAAAGAGTTAAAATTATCTTGGCCTAGTGCGAGATGGCCAATTGAAGAAGGTGAGTGGACGCAGTGGCTTGAGGCAGAGCACTCTGAATCAGTATCGCTCATCTTTGAACTCCATCAAAAGAAGATCGGTCACATCGCTTTTAAACGTTATCTATTGGAACCTAAGATGTGCTATCTGTGCTTTGTTTATATGCAGCCAGATTTTCGCTCTAAGGGGCTTTCTAAAGTCATGCTCGATCAGGCTCTTTTTTATGCCAAGTCGCGATGGTCACTCGATGAAGTTCATTTGCTCGTCGAGAAAAATAATTTAAGAGCACTGCAGTTTTATGAAAAAAATGGCTTTCAAGTTCTCGATACTATGAATGACAAATGGCGCATGAGAAAAATGACAGAGAGTTGA
- a CDS encoding pseudouridine synthase translates to MRNTKIYNFTIQEKVTLIDLLAKETELSKQSLKRYLKNGAVWYKKKGRKKFERARRASLELFVGTKVQFYYNPHLEKIESTPIELIYESRHWGVWYKPVNILSHGTKFADEGAVERQLQQLGKKDVYLVHRLERETAGLILVSYDKTLASKFSDIWASTKIEKKYLVEVRGDLVEGDKDKVIDAVLEGKKAETYFRVIEAREKTTLVEATLPTGKVQQLKSYFADLGHPIVGDRKFGRGKKDSEEIKLVAYKLKVTDPVTNRVFNFEVPEEKLEHI, encoded by the coding sequence ATGAGAAATACTAAAATTTACAACTTTACGATACAAGAGAAAGTCACTCTTATCGATTTACTCGCTAAAGAAACTGAGCTTTCAAAGCAAAGCTTGAAAAGATACCTTAAAAATGGTGCCGTCTGGTATAAGAAAAAAGGCCGTAAAAAATTTGAAAGAGCGAGAAGAGCAAGTCTCGAACTATTCGTTGGAACAAAGGTCCAATTCTACTATAACCCTCACCTAGAAAAAATCGAATCGACTCCAATCGAATTGATCTATGAATCGAGACACTGGGGAGTTTGGTATAAGCCAGTAAATATCCTATCTCACGGAACAAAGTTTGCTGATGAAGGAGCAGTCGAGAGACAGCTTCAGCAATTAGGCAAAAAGGATGTCTATCTCGTTCACCGTCTAGAAAGAGAGACAGCCGGATTGATTCTCGTTTCTTACGATAAAACACTTGCAAGTAAATTCAGTGATATTTGGGCGAGTACAAAAATTGAAAAGAAGTATTTAGTTGAAGTTCGTGGGGATCTTGTCGAAGGTGACAAAGACAAAGTTATCGATGCCGTTTTAGAAGGAAAGAAGGCCGAAACCTATTTTCGTGTTATCGAAGCCAGAGAAAAGACGACATTAGTTGAAGCAACTCTTCCAACAGGAAAAGTCCAACAACTCAAATCTTACTTTGCCGATCTAGGTCACCCTATTGTTGGTGATCGTAAATTTGGTCGAGGGAAAAAAGATAGTGAGGAAATTAAACTCGTCGCTTATAAATTGAAAGTGACTGATCCTGTCACTAACCGCGTCTTCAACTTTGAAGTCCCTGAAGAAAAATTAGAGCACATATAA
- a CDS encoding DUF2489 domain-containing protein has protein sequence MLNQYFWQILVVLCLLIVVLATVAYRLWRGMENVKKAELDKKQELALKDREREEFVEESLRIIGKAVLEKQCEISEGCIRIRMLLNRTSKIDVTNPNFNTFYELYEEIKHFKTHQERKELSKQARFNEDKKRFEIEDRYRDSMLEATRELLKALESFN, from the coding sequence ATGTTGAACCAATACTTCTGGCAAATTCTTGTCGTTCTTTGTCTGTTAATTGTTGTTTTAGCGACTGTTGCTTATAGACTTTGGCGCGGCATGGAGAATGTGAAAAAAGCTGAACTTGATAAAAAACAAGAACTTGCTCTTAAAGATCGAGAAAGAGAGGAATTTGTAGAAGAGAGCCTGCGCATTATTGGAAAGGCCGTGCTCGAGAAGCAATGTGAGATTTCAGAGGGCTGTATTCGCATTCGTATGCTTTTAAATAGAACATCTAAGATTGATGTTACCAATCCTAACTTTAATACTTTCTATGAGTTGTATGAAGAGATCAAGCACTTTAAAACTCACCAAGAGAGAAAAGAGCTATCAAAGCAAGCAAGGTTTAATGAAGATAAAAAGAGATTTGAAATTGAAGATCGTTATAGAGATTCAATGCTTGAAGCGACTCGTGAATTACTTAAGGCCTTAGAGTCTTTTAATTGA
- a CDS encoding PEGA domain-containing protein yields the protein MALKMKIKSKVKKTVVTASFCSLFTSCATMIGGSEDKIQLSTNAQGAKVYLNDKYIGDTPLKRSISRDLPDESKLTVKKDGFEDATYVLRKEFNPMATLNLINVVFWGADAMMGNLKKFSDDSIYIEMEPAQTPLKKSIKVIGKNQLKDSKALSNSRVASSIESL from the coding sequence ATGGCTTTAAAAATGAAGATCAAATCGAAGGTCAAAAAGACTGTTGTCACAGCGAGCTTTTGCTCACTGTTTACAAGCTGTGCGACAATGATCGGCGGTAGTGAAGACAAAATTCAATTATCGACAAATGCACAAGGGGCAAAAGTCTATCTCAATGACAAGTACATTGGAGACACACCTCTTAAGCGCTCGATTAGTCGCGATCTTCCTGATGAGTCGAAACTTACGGTCAAAAAAGATGGTTTTGAAGATGCAACCTATGTTCTTCGAAAAGAATTCAATCCAATGGCCACACTCAATCTAATCAATGTTGTTTTTTGGGGTGCTGATGCCATGATGGGCAATCTCAAGAAGTTCTCTGATGACTCCATTTACATTGAAATGGAGCCAGCTCAAACTCCTCTAAAAAAGAGCATTAAAGTTATTGGGAAGAATCAATTAAAAGACTCTAAGGCCTTAAGTAATTCACGAGTCGCTTCAAGCATTGAATCTCTATAA
- the lgt gene encoding prolipoprotein diacylglyceryl transferase, whose translation MSYYIHNLDPIAFRIGSLAFPWYWLVYCLGYFWFLFSLEKFIVNKSLKMSSKSLYSFVFGGFIALLLGGRLGYVFFYNWPFYQANPQKIVALWEGGMSFHGALALSAIWVLIYSKIVNIRFFNLSDHLCFLAPPVLAFGRLANFINGELAGRVSDVPWAVIFPRIYGNTPRHPSQLYEAFIEGILLFGVMLILKGKLKVERFMSSLFLIGYGLGRFVVEYFREPDQQLGFIIKELTLGQLFCLMMILIGVIIFISGRRKYPQHNLEV comes from the coding sequence GTGAGTTATTACATCCATAATCTAGATCCCATCGCTTTTCGCATTGGTTCATTGGCCTTTCCTTGGTACTGGCTAGTCTATTGCCTAGGCTACTTCTGGTTTCTCTTCTCTCTAGAGAAATTCATCGTGAACAAGAGCCTCAAGATGTCCTCTAAGAGCCTCTATAGCTTTGTTTTTGGCGGTTTTATCGCACTTCTCTTGGGAGGAAGACTGGGCTACGTTTTCTTTTATAATTGGCCATTCTATCAGGCCAATCCGCAAAAGATTGTGGCCTTATGGGAAGGAGGGATGAGCTTTCATGGCGCGTTGGCCTTGAGCGCAATCTGGGTTCTTATTTACAGCAAAATAGTGAATATTCGCTTTTTTAATTTGTCTGACCACCTGTGTTTTTTGGCCCCTCCAGTGCTTGCCTTTGGGAGACTCGCTAATTTTATCAATGGAGAACTCGCTGGAAGAGTAAGCGATGTGCCCTGGGCGGTGATTTTTCCCCGAATTTATGGAAATACTCCCAGACACCCCTCCCAACTTTATGAGGCCTTTATCGAGGGGATTCTTCTTTTTGGAGTGATGCTTATTTTGAAAGGGAAGCTTAAAGTCGAGCGCTTTATGAGTTCACTCTTTTTAATTGGCTATGGACTTGGACGCTTTGTCGTTGAATACTTTAGAGAGCCTGATCAGCAACTTGGCTTCATAATAAAAGAGCTGACCCTAGGCCAGCTCTTTTGCTTAATGATGATTTTAATTGGTGTTATTATTTTTATTTCTGGTCGAAGAAAATATCCACAGCATAACTTGGAAGTTTAG
- a CDS encoding ImmA/IrrE family metallo-endopeptidase — MKWIVLIISLFHGLALACPFCVEEKSDPSRYMIDQNAQIQSHLGRETFEQVATEVYNLYEEEFKNQNRPTKLNLFWDVPYFSAWAVQEDGQDLQHESFSINFWGGMARIPGMTEKGWAFTACHEIGHILAGMPRTELDTMRWASSEGQADYFAAAQCLKRYYLQKDLDKDLPGALPPLILDLCHRFHQTDKMKRVCEHVAEAALSFAHVLYYIFPDDGLASLTNPSHQHVERTIINSYPDIQCRIDTILSGALCDKDPLSKDWICEKNQGFRPNCWFNSF; from the coding sequence ATGAAATGGATTGTCTTGATAATTTCTCTCTTTCACGGTCTAGCACTAGCTTGTCCCTTCTGTGTTGAGGAGAAGTCCGATCCAAGCCGATACATGATCGACCAAAATGCACAAATCCAATCCCACCTTGGTAGAGAAACTTTTGAACAAGTCGCCACAGAAGTTTACAACCTCTACGAGGAAGAATTTAAAAATCAAAACCGACCAACCAAACTCAATCTCTTTTGGGATGTTCCCTACTTCAGTGCTTGGGCAGTTCAAGAAGATGGCCAAGACCTCCAACACGAATCTTTTAGCATCAACTTCTGGGGTGGAATGGCGAGAATTCCAGGAATGACAGAGAAAGGCTGGGCCTTTACTGCTTGTCATGAAATTGGTCACATCCTCGCAGGAATGCCAAGAACAGAGCTCGACACAATGAGATGGGCTTCTAGCGAAGGGCAGGCCGACTACTTTGCAGCAGCTCAATGCTTAAAAAGATATTATCTTCAAAAAGATCTCGATAAAGATCTTCCTGGAGCTCTTCCTCCTTTGATTCTCGATCTCTGTCATCGCTTTCATCAAACGGATAAAATGAAACGTGTTTGTGAACATGTGGCCGAGGCGGCCCTTAGTTTTGCTCATGTGCTCTACTATATTTTTCCAGATGATGGACTCGCGAGTCTAACAAATCCCTCTCATCAACATGTCGAGAGAACGATCATCAATTCCTATCCAGATATTCAATGTCGCATCGATACCATTCTCTCGGGGGCCCTCTGTGACAAAGACCCCTTAAGTAAAGATTGGATCTGTGAGAAAAATCAGGGCTTTAGACCGAATTGTTGGTTTAATTCTTTCTAA
- a CDS encoding NADPH-dependent FMN reductase, giving the protein MAKVSILCATSGNNLKLSHSLEEVLKELGAEVELINLEALDLPLYSPKEEGNGIPEKATHVADTLAASQGIVMVAPEYNGSLPPVMNNAVAWISRTGEDWRAAFNGKFSVVATHSGGGGSKVCNAMRQQLEHVGSVVLPRTIVTNYQKELNPKSAKAIMTQLLKYC; this is encoded by the coding sequence GTGGCAAAAGTTTCGATTCTTTGTGCAACTAGTGGAAATAACTTAAAACTAAGCCATTCGCTTGAAGAGGTTTTAAAAGAACTTGGAGCTGAAGTAGAGCTCATTAACCTCGAGGCACTAGACCTGCCACTTTATTCACCGAAAGAAGAAGGAAATGGTATTCCTGAAAAAGCAACTCACGTAGCTGATACTCTTGCAGCAAGCCAAGGGATTGTTATGGTTGCCCCTGAATATAACGGAAGTCTTCCTCCTGTTATGAATAATGCTGTTGCATGGATTTCAAGAACTGGAGAGGATTGGAGAGCTGCTTTCAATGGTAAATTCTCTGTTGTTGCGACACACTCTGGTGGTGGCGGATCAAAAGTATGTAATGCGATGAGACAGCAATTAGAGCACGTTGGTTCAGTTGTTCTTCCAAGAACGATTGTGACAAATTATCAAAAAGAGTTGAATCCAAAGTCGGCAAAAGCGATTATGACTCAACTTCTTAAGTACTGTTAA